One Ricinus communis isolate WT05 ecotype wild-type chromosome 2, ASM1957865v1, whole genome shotgun sequence DNA segment encodes these proteins:
- the LOC125369307 gene encoding uncharacterized protein LOC125369307, which produces MPRYAKFLKEILSNKRKFEDLACVTLNEECSAIFQNKLPKKRHDLGNFTIPCIIGNLSIDDGLADLGASNNVMSYSLFAKLGLGETKPTRMSILLADRSIKYPRGIVENVLVKVNKFLFLVDFMILDMDGGGTVPLILDRNFLATFRAMINFYDGKLKLREVLVEDPLQVTLPRGNEHELSNEEVLEQLEFLLANEPSNNTDEFVVIDSIGVQKLRPSLEEPPVLDLKELPQHLDYAHMNEDNRLLVTLAVDLTPETLSGILGGFQETDSTLEHQIRDMGFGLKVEEEFWSKSRSNSRDQLQCRSRL; this is translated from the exons ATGCCTAGGTATgcgaagttcttaaaggagattcttagcaacaaaaggaagttTGAGGACTTGGCGTGCGTGACACTAAACGAGGAATGTTCGGCAATTTTCCAGAACAAGTTACCGAAAAAGCGACATGATTTAGGGAATTTTACTATTCCTTGTATTATAGGTAACTTATCTATTGATGATGGtttagctgatttgggggctagTAATAATGTAATGTCATACAGCCTGTTTGCAAAGTTAGGGCTGGGAGAGActaaacccactaggatgagtaTACTGTTAGCTGATAGGTCTATTAAGTATCCTAGGGGTATTGTAGAGAATGTGcttgtaaaagtaaataaatttttatttcttgttgatttTATGATCTTAGACATGGACGGTGGTGGTACTGTACCCTTGATTCTAGATAGAAATTTTCTTGCAACATTTAGGgcaatgataaatttttatgatggAAAGTTAAAACTTAGG GAAGTATTAGTTGAAGACCCTCTACAAGTTACTTTGCCAAGGGGAAATGAGCATGAGCTGTCAAATGAGGAAGTTTTAGAGCAGCTTGAGTTTCTATTAGCAAACGAGCCAAGTAACAATACTGATGAGTTTGTTGTGATTGATAGTATAGGTGTGCAGAAGTTGAGGCCATCACTTGAGGAACCACCAGTTCTCGATTTGAAAGAGCTTCCACAGCATCTCGACTATGCACATATGAATGAGGATAACAGGTTACTTGTCACTCTAGCAGTAGACTTGACACCCGAG ACGTTGTCAGGCATTTTAGGGGGCTTCCAAGAAACTGATTCCACCTTGGAACATCAGATTCGTGATATGGGTTTTGGATTGAAGGTTGAGgaggagttttggagcaaaTCAAGAAGCAATTCTAGAGATCAACTGCAGTGTAGATCAAGGCTTTGA
- the LOC125369308 gene encoding uncharacterized protein LOC125369308, producing MVDTTIVILGVSELRIVREFLDLFPKELPGLPLQREVDFEIETIPRVAPISIAPCRMAPTELQELKKQLEDLLEKGFTIMSKDTTSSYTNDHVIQAMQQQFERMFNMMAGVNEKLEKHDGILNQLHGEPRQRRRPPIDQEDYEGEDDLDDDQVTLLGQRINPRRQARRRHPNDDVDHNLGSIKMKIPSFQERNDPDVYLEWERKVELIFECHNYSEEKKVKLVAVEFSDYAIVWWDQFCKERRRYGERPVESWREMKQIMRKRFVPSHYYRELHQRLQTLMQGSMSVEEYHKEMEKAMIRANVIEDREATMARFLRGLNKDIVDVVDLQHYVEIEDMVNLAMKVERQLKRERYDSKPNMGSSSSWKTSWGKKDDKPFTKSKVEETKPKIDLGNKGKGENQPAQTRGIKCFKCLGHGHIARECPNKKAMILRNGDIESESEGDSDDDMPSLEDCSDVECAKGDNLVVQRTLSLQNKHDVHREQRENLFHTHCLISNKLCNMIVDSGSCTNVASTLLVEKLKLPTTKHPRPYKLQWLNESGVVKVNKQVLVSFQIGRYKDEVLCDVLPMLARHMLLGRPWQYDRRVYEDLFPEEIPNGLPPKRGIEHQIDFIPGASIPNRPAYRCNPEETKEIEKQVSELMEKGYVRESMSPCVVPVLLVPKKDGTWRMCVDCRGIHVDQEKVKVIREWPTPTSVSDVRSFHGLASFYRRFIKNFSTIAAPLTECIKKNVCFKWGIEQDEAFNLLKDKLSSAPLLSLPNFTKPFEIECDASGIGIGGVLMQEGKPIAFFSEKLSGASLNYPTYDKEFYALVRVLKTWQHYLGYKEFIIHTDHESLKYLKGQGKLNKRHAKWVEFIESFPYIIKYKQGKENVVVDALSKRYFDGFLFRENKLCVPQSSLRELLVREAHSGGLMGHFGIKKTFDMLGDHFFWPHMKRDVERICEKCITCKQAKSKAMPHGLYTPLPIPNEPWVDISMDFVLGLPRSKGGRDSIFIVVDRFSKMAHFIPCHKTDDATQIANLFFKEIVRLHGVPRTIVSDRDVKFLSHFWKTLWGKMGTKLLYSTTCHPQTDGQTEVVNRTLATLLRALIQRNLKNWEECLPHVEFAYNRSVHGSTNCSPFEVVYGFNPLTPLDLLPLPLVWVHLRKERFPNQRKSKLMPRGDGPFRVLQRINNNAYKLELPSEYGNVSATFNVSDLSLFDVGDEDDGADLWINPFEERGNDVNPSSKLTEIQDPLIVQEGPITMSKSKKLQQAILGL from the exons gttttacaATCATGTCAAAAGACACAACTTCTTCTTATACAAATGATCATGTGATTCAAGCTATGCAACAACAATTCGAAagaatgtttaatatgatggcgggagtcaatgaaaaattAGAGAAGCATGATGGCATCCTTAACCAATTACATGGAGAGCCTAGACAAAGGAGACGTCCACCAATTGACCAAGAGGACTATGAAGGAGAGGATGATTtggatgatgatcaagtcACCTTGTTGGGACAACGAATCAATCCTAGGAGACAAGCTAGGAGAAGACATccaaatgatgatgttgatcaCAACCTtggaagcatcaaaatgaagattcCTTCATTCCAAGAAAGAAATGATCCAGATGTGTACCTTGAATGGGAGAGGAAAGTGGAACTCATCTTcgaatgtcataattattcggaggagaaaaaggtaaaacttgtcGCTGTTGAGTTTAGTGATTATGCAAttgtttggtgggatcaattttgCAAGGAAAGACGTAGATATGGAGAAAGACCCGTAGAGTCTTGGAGAGAAATGAAGCAAATCATGAGAAAGAGGTTTGTTCCAAGCCACTACTACAGAGAGCTTCATCAAAGATTACAAACTCTAATGCAAGGAtccatgagtgtggaggagtatcacaaagaaatggagaaggcTATGATTAGAGCAAATGTGATAGAAGATCgtgaagctaccatggcaagGTTCTTGAGAGGGCTAAACAAAGACATTGTTGATGTTGTTgatttgcaacattatgtggagattgaagatatggtGAATTTGGCCATGAAAGTGGAACGACAATTAAAAAGAGAGAGGTATGATTCTAAACCAAATAtgggttcttcttcttcttggaaaACTTCTTGGGgaaaaaaggatgataaacctTTTACTAAGTCAAAAGTGGAAGAAACTAAACCTAAAATTGACTTGGGTAATAAGGGAAAGGGTGAGAATCAACCAGCCCAAACTAGGGGaatcaaatgttttaagtgTTTGGGTCATGGGCACATTGCTAGGGaatgtccaaataagaaagctaTGATTCTAAGGAATGGTGATATTGAGTCGGAGAGTGAGGGGgatagtgatgatgatatgCCTTCTTTAGAAGATTGTAGTGATGTTGAATGTGCTAAGGGAGATAATCTTGTTgttcaaagaacattgagTTTGCAAAATAAACATGATGTCCATAGGGAGCAAAGggaaaatttgtttcatactcattgtttgatttctaacAAGTTGTGCAACATGATTGtggatagtggaagttgtaccaATGTAGCAAGCACTTTGCTAgtggagaaattgaagttgCCTACTACCAAGCACCCAAGACcatacaagttgcaatggcttaatgaaagtggagttgtaaaggtaaataagcaagttttagtttcgtttcaaattggtagatataaggatgaggtgttgTGTGATGTGTTGCCAATGTTGGCCAGACATATGTTGTTGGggagaccttggcaatatgatagaagG GTTTATGAAGATTTATTTCCGGAAGAAATTCCAAATGGTTTGCCACCTAAAAGAGGcattgagcaccaaattgatttcataccCGGAGCaagcattccaaatagaccagcataTAGATGTAATCCGGAGGAGACCAAGGAAATCGAAaagcaagtgagtgagcttatggagaAGGGTTATGTTCGtgaaagcatgagtccatgtgTCGTACCCGTCTtgttagtgcctaagaaagatggaacttggaggatgtgtgttgattgtcgc ggtattcatgttgatcaagaaaaggtaaaagtaattagagaatggccaacacccacaagtgtaagtgatgtaagaagctttcatggtttagctagcttttatagaaggttcattaagaatttttctaccatagctgcacctttaactgaatgcataaaaaagaatgtttgttttaagtggggaattgaacaagatgaggcttttaacttgctgaaagacaaattaagttctgcacccttgttatctttgccaaattttactaaaccttttgagattgagtgtgatgcaagtggcataggtattggaggagttttgatgcaagaaggcaaGCCCATAGCATTCTTTAGCGaaaagctaagtggagcaagtctaaactaccctaCATATGATAAGGAGTTCTATGCATTAGTGAGGGTTCTAAAGACATGGCAGCATTACCTTGGCTacaaagaattcataattcacaCTGACCATGAGTCCTTGAagtatctcaaaggacaaggaaagctcaacaagagacatgcaaaatgggtggaattcattgaatcctttccatacatcattaagtacaagcaagggaaagaaaatgtggTGGTCGATGCATTGTCAAAAAGGTAT tttgatggttttctttttcgggAAAACAAATTGTGTGTGCCACAAAGTTCTTTGAGAGAGTTACTTGTGAGAGAGGCACATAGTGGAGGTTTAATGGGACATTTTGGGATTAAGAAAACTTTTGATATGTTGGGtgaccatttcttttggccacacATGAAAAGGGATGTTGAGAGAATTTGTGAGAAATGCATTACTTGCAAACAAGCCAAATCCAAAGCAATGCCTCATGGTTTGTATACACCTCTTCCTATACcaaatgaaccttgggtagacatttctatggactttgttttaggattacctaggtccaagggagggagagattctatttttattgttgtggacaggtttagcaaaatggcacatttcattccatgtcacaagacagatgatgcaacCCAAATTGCGAATCTATTCTTCAAGGAGATTGTAAGGCTGCATGGAGTGCCAAGGACCATTGTGAGTGATAGGGATGTcaaattcctaagtcacttttggaagactcttTGGGGAAAGATGGGGACAAAGCTTTTGTATTCTACAACTTGTCATCCGcaaacggatggacaaacAGAGGTGGTCAATAGGACACTTGCAACACTTTTGAGGGCTCTCATCCAAAGAAATCTaaagaattgggaagaatgtttgccacatgtggAATTTGCTTACAATAGGAGTGTGCATGGTTCAACAAATTGCTCACCCTTTGAAGTTGTGTATGGATTCAATCCATTGACTCCATTAGATTTGCTACCATTGCCATT GGTGTGGGTGCacttgaggaaggaaagatttcctaaccaaaggaaatcaaagcttatgccaagaggagatggtccttttagagtgcttcaacgcatcaacaacaatgcctacaagctagaacttccaagtgagtatggcaatgttagtgctactttcaatgttagtgacttgtctttgtttgatgtaggtgatgaagatgatggagcTGATTTGTGGATAAATCCTTTTGAggaaagggggaatgatgtgaatccaagttcaaagcttacagagatccaagatccgttaatagtacaagaaggcccaatcacaatgtccaaatccaagaagcttcaacaagccatattgggttta